From Parus major isolate Abel chromosome 1A, Parus_major1.1, whole genome shotgun sequence, the proteins below share one genomic window:
- the LOC107205156 gene encoding lactosylceramide 4-alpha-galactosyltransferase-like isoform X1 translates to MGQAVIGEQAMAGERMLRMPSCLLKPTRVMLSHKPWALFILIFVFVSFAYHKLYSNIWEDPKSRGPPYGSSAEISCAHYVPSSLNIAGGPSPSTGSVFFVETSEQTTPSYLFSCSVESAARAHPASRVVVLMKGLAKENVSLPKHWAFSLLSCFPNVEIQPLDLTDLFSGTPLKRWYMWPLRHWEPHFLPVLSDACRIVLMWKFGGIYLDTDFIVLKDLQNLTDALGIQDDVELNGAFLSFKPKHKFMELCMQDFVQNYNGWVWGHQGPKLLTRVFKKWCSIQTIKSMSCKGVSALAPEVVYPIPWQDWKKLFEPVSALELRKLLKNTYAVHVWNKLSHGTKLEIPSQALLAQLYSQFCPATYTKMKQDSEELSRRAV, encoded by the exons ATGGGACAG gctgtcATAGGAGAGCAAGCTATGGCTGGAGAGAGAATGCTCAGGATGCCCAGCTGCCTCCTAAAGCCCACCAGGGTCATGCTGAGCCACAAGCCCTGGGCCCTGTTTATCCTCATCTTTGTGTTTGTATCCTTTGCCTACCACAAGTTGTATTCGAATATCTGGGAGGACCCAAAGAGCAGAGGCCCCCCCTATGGCTCGTCTGCTGAAATCAGCTGTGCTCACTATGTGCCTTCTTCCCTCAACATTGCTGGTGGGCCCTCTCCTTCTACAGGAAGTGTGTTTTTTGTGGAGACCTCAGAGCAAACTACCCCAAGTTACCTGTTCTCATGCTCTGTGGAGTCAGCGGCCAGGGCACACCCTGCATCAAGAGTCGTGGTGCTCATGAAAGGCTTGGCCAAAGAGAATGTCTCCTTACCCAAGCACTGGGCTTTCTCCTTGCTGAGCTGCTTCCCCAACGTGGAAATCCAGCCCCTGGACTTGACAGACCTCTTTTCTGGAACACCTCTAAAAAGGTGGTACATGTGGCCTCTACGCCACTGGGAGCCTCATTTTTTACCTGTCCTCTCTGATGCCTGCAGGATTGTCCTCATGTGGAAATTTGGTGGCATCTACCTGGATACAGATTTCATTGTGCTTAAGGACTTACAGAACCTCACCGATGCACTCGGGATTCAGGATGACGTTGAACTGAATGGGGCCTTTCTGTCCTTTAAGCCCAAACACAAGTTCATGGAGCTTTGCATGCAGGATTTTGTGCAGAATTACAATGGCTGGGTCTGGGGCCACCAGGGCCCAAAGCTCCTAACTCGTGTCTTCAAGAAGTGGTGCTCCATCCAGACTATCAAGAGCATGAGCTGCAAAGGTGTGAGTGCTCTTGCCCCAGAAGTTGTTTATCCCATTCCCTGGCAGGACTGGAAGAAATTGTTTGAGCCAGTCAGTGCCTTGGAGCTTCGCAAACTCCTGAAGAACACCTATGCAGTTCACGTATGGAACAAACTGAGCCACGGGACCAAGTTAGAGATCCcctcccaggctctgctggctcagctCTATTCCCAGTTCTGCCCTGCCACCTACACAAAGATGAAACAGGACTCTGAAGAGTTGTCAAGGCGTGCTGTGTGA
- the LOC107205156 gene encoding lactosylceramide 4-alpha-galactosyltransferase-like isoform X2 codes for MAGERMLRMPSCLLKPTRVMLSHKPWALFILIFVFVSFAYHKLYSNIWEDPKSRGPPYGSSAEISCAHYVPSSLNIAGGPSPSTGSVFFVETSEQTTPSYLFSCSVESAARAHPASRVVVLMKGLAKENVSLPKHWAFSLLSCFPNVEIQPLDLTDLFSGTPLKRWYMWPLRHWEPHFLPVLSDACRIVLMWKFGGIYLDTDFIVLKDLQNLTDALGIQDDVELNGAFLSFKPKHKFMELCMQDFVQNYNGWVWGHQGPKLLTRVFKKWCSIQTIKSMSCKGVSALAPEVVYPIPWQDWKKLFEPVSALELRKLLKNTYAVHVWNKLSHGTKLEIPSQALLAQLYSQFCPATYTKMKQDSEELSRRAV; via the coding sequence ATGGCTGGAGAGAGAATGCTCAGGATGCCCAGCTGCCTCCTAAAGCCCACCAGGGTCATGCTGAGCCACAAGCCCTGGGCCCTGTTTATCCTCATCTTTGTGTTTGTATCCTTTGCCTACCACAAGTTGTATTCGAATATCTGGGAGGACCCAAAGAGCAGAGGCCCCCCCTATGGCTCGTCTGCTGAAATCAGCTGTGCTCACTATGTGCCTTCTTCCCTCAACATTGCTGGTGGGCCCTCTCCTTCTACAGGAAGTGTGTTTTTTGTGGAGACCTCAGAGCAAACTACCCCAAGTTACCTGTTCTCATGCTCTGTGGAGTCAGCGGCCAGGGCACACCCTGCATCAAGAGTCGTGGTGCTCATGAAAGGCTTGGCCAAAGAGAATGTCTCCTTACCCAAGCACTGGGCTTTCTCCTTGCTGAGCTGCTTCCCCAACGTGGAAATCCAGCCCCTGGACTTGACAGACCTCTTTTCTGGAACACCTCTAAAAAGGTGGTACATGTGGCCTCTACGCCACTGGGAGCCTCATTTTTTACCTGTCCTCTCTGATGCCTGCAGGATTGTCCTCATGTGGAAATTTGGTGGCATCTACCTGGATACAGATTTCATTGTGCTTAAGGACTTACAGAACCTCACCGATGCACTCGGGATTCAGGATGACGTTGAACTGAATGGGGCCTTTCTGTCCTTTAAGCCCAAACACAAGTTCATGGAGCTTTGCATGCAGGATTTTGTGCAGAATTACAATGGCTGGGTCTGGGGCCACCAGGGCCCAAAGCTCCTAACTCGTGTCTTCAAGAAGTGGTGCTCCATCCAGACTATCAAGAGCATGAGCTGCAAAGGTGTGAGTGCTCTTGCCCCAGAAGTTGTTTATCCCATTCCCTGGCAGGACTGGAAGAAATTGTTTGAGCCAGTCAGTGCCTTGGAGCTTCGCAAACTCCTGAAGAACACCTATGCAGTTCACGTATGGAACAAACTGAGCCACGGGACCAAGTTAGAGATCCcctcccaggctctgctggctcagctCTATTCCCAGTTCTGCCCTGCCACCTACACAAAGATGAAACAGGACTCTGAAGAGTTGTCAAGGCGTGCTGTGTGA